A genome region from Microplitis mediator isolate UGA2020A chromosome 4, iyMicMedi2.1, whole genome shotgun sequence includes the following:
- the LOC130666922 gene encoding uncharacterized protein LOC130666922, whose protein sequence is MMYLCLSSMSQWPQTKVTWLVKNISLVLILVLLGLLHTHPVVSSPVQVQRNTHQLHYCRFETTHNLYTIDDLLKCMNELASRVRHRRSRSTNEKVEFFPMNYKNKRHDQSEYVPSSEARNFYTDLINIRRGPFPRKEPNHYEYPAAQQTYPTDSSYGPRILGVNLLDAFSSISQYDDRKCVLRIICEVATGVLPGNNGYKQTSPSFGINSLVNFLTSASFDASSPLLKFGKSALMGYANKGNPDICYNQYPRCPKNPNDLINYLNNYNGGFFRFFSYRDTGNYNRDVAGTDLSEAVSDRKATGELKFDTPSSRINLSERNNNNDNNRIIFPDDQRHVNRFVQIYDYPESEKNNNSPESSIFPQDRKDQNVEELVYDFYSDELSQSEDKKSPLTQEPQQLPPVSKKKNAKLYLLTRNNPYSTKKLSSYTFPDGQRIMIDTSFSKLFSDSYKKALKRGLVNNAPRAINMEGLYVINLTELYSTSAYTADDDTRSLLEEQVIHPCDMICHDSRGTAVQFSQFVNSNEENTNTDANPDHQDSDADGSNSLSTLMTPEQPILDLSKSLPCQVICLNSHGQRRRISTTFNKVLRTRLPNNQEADDNRVKKFKVLKPRFVGDPVVDDKEPVIQLSDSEEVPLSSLPWAGGSGMIDPSSWGQGPPSVLTPSVDSDKSSKVIGSPLSLEQGDTVIGDNPLAIITNTSSPTRSSGFNNPPGYPMNYQQQIPPTTITICNGRIYIMPANSKSSPACAMPVDTLHRSSDVPLLKKEKNKWGNYTHFFQQLAETVNSENYDNNFGFNDTNNFPNELETTTIIPDTSPILNSPDFPRNYLKKSCAEDESWDDQLQQCVSNQYSKDTGDISTEDTYQRIPFDPPLTRRQRIVIKIPHANIHIQSN, encoded by the exons ATGATGTATTTGTGTTTGAGTTCAATGTCCCAGTGGCCGCAAACGAAAGTGACTTGGCTCGTGAAGAACATCAGCCTTGTCCTCATTCTTGTGCTTCTAGGGCTTCTTCATACTCATCCGGTTGTCTCAAGTCCCGTTCAAGTTCAACGTAACACTCATCAGCTTCATTACTGTCGCTTTGAGACAACACATAATTTATACACCATCGATGATTTACTGAA atgCATGAACGAACTGGCGTCAAGGGTGAGACACAGAAGATCGAGATCGAcaaatgaaaaagttgaattctttccaatgaattacaaaaataaacgTCATGATCAAAGTGAATATGTACCGTCTTCAGAAGCTAGGAATTTTTATACTGATCTGATAAATATA CGCCGTGGACCATTCCCGAGAAAGGAACCCAATCACTATGAATATCCAGCTGCACAACAAACTTATCCAACAGACTCAAGTTACGGTCCCAGAATATTGGGTGTTAATCTTCTTGATGCATTTTCTTCGATATCTCAGTACGATGATCGTAAGTGCGTCCTAAGAATCATTTGCGAAGTAGCAACTGGTGTCTTACCCGGAAATAATGGATACAAACAAACTTCTCCGAGTTTCGGAATCAATTCGCTTGTCAA tTTTTTAACGTCCGCTAGTTTTGACGCTTCCTCGCCACTActgaaatttggaaaatcagCACTAATGGGCTACGCTAACAAAGGAAATCCCGACATCTGTTACAATCAATACCCTCGATGCCCAAAGAACCCCAACGACCTAATTAATTATCTCAACAATTACAACGGCgggtttttcagatttttcagTTATCGCGACACAg gtAATTACAATCGCGACGTAGCTGGAACTGATTTATCTGAAGCTGTATCTGATCGCAAAGCAACTggtgaattaaaatttgatactcCTTCCTctcgaataaatttatctgaacgaaacaataataatgataacaacaGAATAATATTTCCTGATGATCAACGACATGTTAATCGTTTTGTTCAAATTTACGACTATCCTGAgtcggaaaaaaataacaattcaccGGAATCATCTATTTTTCCTCAG gaTAGAAAGGATCAAAACGTCGAGGAACTGGTGTACGATTTTTATAGCGATGAATTATCTCAATCAGAAGATAAAAAATCACCACTAACTCAAGAGCCACAGCAATTACCTCCAGtgtctaagaaaaaaaatgcaaagcTTTATCTACTAACTCGAAATAATCCTTAttcaacgaaaaaattatcaagttaCACTTTTCCAGACGGCCAGCGGATCATGATAGACACaagcttttcaaaattattttccgaCAGCTACAAAAAAGCTCTAAAACGAGGTCTTGTGAATAACGCGCCTCGGGCTATCAACATGGAGGGTTTGTACGTGATTAATCTAACAGAGCTGTATTCTACAAGCGCTTATACTGCCGATGATGATACTCGTAGTCTATTGGAGGAGCAGGTTATTCATCCCTGtgacatgatttgtcatgatTCAAGAGGTACAGCTGTTCAATTCAGCCAGTTTGTTAATTCTAACGAGGAGAATACCAACACCGATGCCAATCCCGATCACCAAGATTCTGATGCTGATGGAAGTAATTCTTTATCCACCCTCATGACACCTGAACAACCGATTTTAGACCTATCTAAAAGTCTACCCTGTCAAGTTATATGCCTGAATAGTCACGGTCAAAGACGACGTATTTCTACTACATTTAATAAAGTACTAAGAACCAGACTACCAAATAACCAAG AAGCTGATGACAATcgagtgaaaaaatttaaagttttaaaaccGAGATTTGTTGGTGACCCAGTGGTTGATGATAAGGAACCTGTTATTCAATTATCCGATTCAGAAgag GTGCCATTGTCCTCGCTGCCGTGGGCAGGTGGGTCAGGTATGATTGACCCCTCATCATGGGGACAAGGACCACCGTCAGTGTTAACACCATCAGTTGATTCTGATAAATCATCAAAAGTAATTGGATCACCATTGTCACTTGAACAAGGCGACACTGTAATTGGTGATAATCCACTTGCCATAATTACGAACACATCATCACCAACTCGATCATCTGGTTTTAATAATCCACCTGGTTATCCAATGAATTATCAACAACAAATACCACCAACAACAATAACTATTTGCAATGGACGCATTTATATCATGCCGGCTAATAGTAAGAGCTCACCAGCATGCGCAATGCCTGTTGATACCCTCCATCGTTCAAGTGACGTTCCATTGctgaagaaagaaaaaaataaatggggAAATTATACCCACTTTTTTCAACAACTCGCTGAAACTGTTAATAGTGAAAACTATGACAATAACTTTGGATTCAATGACACTAATAATTTTCCTAATGAACTTGAAACAACTACTATTATACCTGACACATCTCCAATTCTTAATTCGCcag ACTTTCCACGAAACTACCTCAAGAAGTCATGCGCCGAGGATGAGTCGTGGGATGACCAGCTCCAGCAGTGTGTTTCAAATCAAtattcaaaagatacaggtgaTATCAGCACTGAGGACACATATCAGAGGATACCGTTTGACCCACCATTAACCAGACGACAACGTATCGTTATTAAAATACCCCATGCCAATATTCATATTCAAagcaattga
- the LOC130666486 gene encoding uncharacterized protein LOC130666486, whose product MELSRVWILLVCCLLAVGNVTSAPSPQEPAFELPVQLVGFPVIIAAVRITNFIKKLAYSLNPQTYMKRSKRSSHDEEILDIDQVEKKLVAEMGEKVCIYERTCAKFAAIALKKGHRDPSLDWDEIFSRYKSSPDPMKENYLLSVFMGEIIGSPRLCHQLSKRRACDSDLSD is encoded by the exons ATGGAATTATCGCGTGTATGGATATTACTTGTATGTTGCTTACTGGCAGTAGGGAATGTTACATCCGCACCGAGTCCTCAGGAGCCGGCGTTTGAACTTCCAGTCCAATTAGTCGGATTTCCTGTCATCATTGCTGCTGTCAGAATAACTAATTTCATTAAGAAATTGGCCTACTCACTCAATCCcc agacTTATATGAAACGAAGTAAAAGATCTTCTCACGATGAAGAGATATTAGATATTGACCaagttgagaaaaaattagtgGCCGAAATGGGAGAAAAAGTTTGCATTTATGAGAGAACTTGTGCTAAATTTGCAGCTATCGCACTGAAAAAAGGACATCGTGATCCAAGTCTTGATTGGGATGAAATATTTAG CCGATACAAGTCATCGCCAGATCcaatgaaagaaaattatctACTGAGTGTTTTCATGGGAGAAATAATTGGCAGCCCCAGACTTTGTCATCAGCTTTCCAAGCGACGAGCTTGCGATAGTGATCTATccgattga